In Leptospira stimsonii, a single window of DNA contains:
- a CDS encoding sensor histidine kinase, whose product MKISSWISGIYKDRDYLTRSRAFHFFVFNVSFILLSISSYFFLWFAKGQFLRFGFLLMTVASVFSLIFLLRKNIEVAIRIILIASVISVTFGWFFPPPTIGLDTVGKNQVLNIFIMIFLYFSDIKKTILVSIYCLFLIAIDEFYLKKGQDVLHVADRIGLFLMFAVISILTVRTLHGSLQEKNELIQEIHHRVRNNLQVISGLLEMHSSSEKGNLQIILSDFQNRILAISEVHNYLYKSENYFEIDFAEVIEKITLNLLNKLGKESIRIENETSQVFIRIESAIPCAIIFSELLSNSLKHAFPSDKGSIGISFKKEGNAYFLEVVDNGSGIQDSQVWLKPKTAGFTLIQILTKQIRGKFRILTESGSKSILEFNS is encoded by the coding sequence ATGAAAATCTCTTCGTGGATCAGCGGAATTTACAAAGATCGAGATTATCTGACAAGAAGCCGAGCATTTCATTTTTTCGTATTCAATGTGTCCTTCATTCTTTTAAGCATTTCCTCCTATTTTTTTCTATGGTTCGCAAAGGGACAGTTTTTACGTTTCGGTTTTTTACTGATGACTGTTGCCTCAGTTTTCTCATTGATTTTTCTGTTGAGAAAAAATATCGAAGTCGCTATAAGAATCATTTTGATAGCGAGCGTTATTTCGGTTACCTTTGGATGGTTTTTTCCGCCGCCTACGATCGGTTTGGATACGGTGGGAAAGAATCAGGTGCTGAACATATTCATTATGATTTTCTTATATTTTTCCGATATTAAGAAAACCATTTTGGTTTCAATTTACTGTCTATTTTTAATCGCCATCGACGAGTTCTATTTAAAAAAAGGTCAGGATGTTCTTCACGTCGCCGACAGAATCGGATTGTTTTTAATGTTCGCCGTGATATCGATTTTAACCGTAAGAACTCTTCACGGATCTTTGCAGGAAAAGAACGAACTGATCCAAGAGATTCATCATCGAGTTAGAAATAATTTACAAGTGATTTCCGGTTTGTTGGAAATGCATAGCAGTTCGGAAAAAGGGAACTTGCAAATCATACTCTCCGATTTTCAAAATAGAATATTAGCAATATCTGAAGTTCATAATTATCTATATAAGTCGGAAAATTATTTCGAGATCGATTTCGCCGAAGTGATCGAAAAAATAACCTTAAATTTATTGAACAAACTCGGTAAAGAATCGATCCGAATCGAGAACGAAACTTCGCAGGTTTTTATAAGAATCGAAAGCGCGATTCCTTGTGCGATTATTTTTAGCGAACTCCTTTCCAATTCCTTAAAACACGCGTTTCCATCCGATAAAGGTTCGATCGGAATCTCATTCAAAAAGGAAGGGAATGCTTATTTCTTGGAGGTAGTGGACAACGGCTCCGGGATTCAAGATTCTCAAGTTTGGCTAAAACCGAAGACGGCGGGATTCACATTGATCCAGATTCTTACGAAACAGATTAGAGGAAAGTTTAGAATTCTTACCGAATCCGGTTCCAAAAGTATTCTCGAGTTCAATTCTTAA
- a CDS encoding DJ-1/PfpI family protein yields MKPNIPKILTHKKSNSKNILLILTTLLLVKTIFFGCKNTSERIAVSNSETFVEEKIEIFQPRFNRSRPVIAVIGENKYTELSDFVVPYGVLKRAQIADVFALGTNTGTMQMFPALEIEIQTSLSDFDRSFPEGADFVIVPAVHDSENLQLIQWIQSQASKGAVIVGICDGAWLVANSGILKGKRATGHWYSLNNLEKKFPDTKWIRNRHYVADKKVITTTGVTASIPISVALVEAIAGKKKAEEIAKEFGVNDWGTGHQTSNFKFKNEHYWTAAKNFLSFWSHETIGIKLFPGIDEVTLALVADSYARTYKTHVVSVSNGNKRIQTRGGLTLIPGNKSAKENTFDQIIHVSKTQTSVSSLNDALTKIAALYGLATSAFVALQIEYEIR; encoded by the coding sequence ATGAAACCAAATATTCCAAAAATTTTAACCCATAAGAAATCGAATTCAAAAAATATTCTTTTGATTCTCACTACTTTACTACTCGTAAAGACAATCTTTTTCGGATGTAAAAATACTTCGGAAAGAATCGCCGTATCTAATTCAGAAACGTTCGTTGAAGAAAAAATCGAAATATTCCAACCTCGTTTTAATCGTTCGCGTCCGGTCATCGCTGTCATAGGAGAAAACAAATACACGGAACTTTCGGATTTTGTCGTTCCCTACGGCGTTCTCAAAAGAGCGCAGATAGCGGATGTATTTGCACTTGGAACAAATACTGGTACGATGCAAATGTTTCCCGCTCTGGAGATTGAAATTCAAACATCCCTTTCCGACTTTGATCGTTCTTTTCCGGAAGGTGCGGATTTTGTAATTGTTCCCGCAGTTCACGATTCCGAAAATCTCCAACTAATCCAATGGATTCAATCGCAAGCTTCAAAAGGAGCCGTCATCGTAGGTATTTGTGACGGCGCTTGGCTCGTCGCGAATTCCGGCATCCTCAAAGGAAAACGTGCGACAGGACACTGGTATTCGCTTAACAATTTGGAGAAGAAGTTTCCCGATACAAAATGGATTCGAAACCGTCATTATGTTGCGGATAAAAAAGTCATTACGACTACTGGAGTAACCGCATCAATTCCGATTTCCGTCGCGCTCGTCGAAGCGATTGCCGGAAAGAAAAAGGCGGAAGAAATTGCAAAAGAATTCGGAGTGAATGATTGGGGAACCGGACATCAAACATCGAATTTCAAGTTCAAGAACGAACATTATTGGACTGCGGCAAAGAACTTTCTATCTTTCTGGTCCCATGAAACGATTGGAATAAAATTATTCCCGGGAATCGACGAGGTCACCTTAGCTTTGGTTGCGGATTCTTACGCTCGTACTTATAAAACGCATGTTGTTTCCGTTTCGAATGGAAATAAAAGAATTCAGACTCGAGGAGGACTCACTTTGATTCCCGGAAATAAATCCGCAAAAGAAAACACGTTTGATCAAATAATTCATGTTTCTAAAACTCAAACCTCCGTTTCTTCCCTGAACGATGCGCTCACAAAGATAGCCGCCCTCTATGGTCTAGCGACTTCAGCTTTCGTTGCGCTTCAGATTGAATATGAAATTCGGTGA
- a CDS encoding AraC family transcriptional regulator: MLILVSFGSGLAFLLALASFINKGKEFYFRNLKSEKQSVSKGTNENFWLRQLQQNSTSILFVSVGIVQLHLYLELSEELKNVPWFAEIHVPFIFLIGPLTYLYFEKLSGAKEKNIQLLHFLPFFLVLVILFPFYLENNESKIFFLENQAPEDPSHGLVTILLIFGTLSNFLYPATLFWNVWRWRKETAKNLREVFSPFLFLFAYTLTVLFLFLIAQIFYMPLFVISANALTILISTIFLMSATQTSVIENFQKESREARYKESRVSGLDVDLILKRLNDLMKIERVFLDENLTLVKLSNLLQIHTHQLSEILNTRLQLTFREYVTQFRLEEAAKLLKEEPERSVLSILYSSGFNSKSAFHKLFQERFGCSPSSYRSDQF, encoded by the coding sequence ATGCTTATCCTCGTATCATTCGGATCCGGACTTGCGTTTTTACTCGCCCTCGCAAGTTTTATAAACAAAGGAAAAGAATTTTATTTTAGGAATTTAAAAAGCGAAAAACAATCCGTTTCGAAAGGAACAAATGAGAATTTCTGGCTTCGTCAGTTACAACAAAATTCCACTTCGATTCTATTTGTTTCCGTCGGAATTGTTCAGTTACATCTATATCTGGAATTATCAGAGGAACTAAAAAACGTTCCTTGGTTTGCGGAAATTCACGTACCTTTTATTTTTTTAATCGGGCCTCTCACATATCTTTATTTTGAAAAGTTGAGCGGAGCAAAAGAGAAGAATATCCAACTCTTACATTTTCTACCTTTTTTCCTTGTGCTCGTTATCCTTTTTCCATTTTATCTTGAGAATAACGAAAGCAAAATATTCTTTTTGGAAAACCAAGCCCCCGAAGATCCTTCTCATGGCCTCGTTACTATTTTGCTAATCTTCGGAACACTTTCCAATTTTCTATATCCTGCCACCTTATTTTGGAACGTTTGGAGATGGAGAAAGGAAACTGCAAAAAATCTTCGCGAAGTTTTTTCTCCTTTTTTGTTTCTCTTTGCTTACACACTTACGGTTCTATTTTTATTTTTAATCGCTCAGATTTTTTATATGCCCTTGTTCGTGATCTCGGCGAATGCGTTGACGATCTTAATTTCGACGATCTTCTTAATGAGTGCGACACAAACTTCCGTAATTGAAAACTTCCAAAAAGAATCTAGGGAAGCCCGTTATAAGGAAAGTAGAGTCTCCGGTTTGGACGTAGACCTAATTCTGAAACGTTTAAACGACCTAATGAAAATCGAAAGAGTGTTCTTAGATGAAAATCTAACCCTCGTAAAACTTTCAAATCTCCTCCAGATTCATACACACCAACTCTCGGAAATTCTCAATACTCGTTTGCAGTTAACGTTTCGAGAATACGTCACGCAGTTTCGTCTTGAAGAGGCGGCGAAACTTCTTAAGGAAGAGCCGGAACGGTCCGTACTTTCGATCCTTTATTCTTCCGGATTTAATTCCAAATCCGCGTTTCATAAACTCTTTCAAGAAAGGTTCGGCTGTTCCCCTTCCTCTTATCGATCCGATCAATTTTAA
- a CDS encoding helix-turn-helix transcriptional regulator, whose protein sequence is MRFWFPQEKRFYFFSIYVFLILLWILEEILVFAFDINWIERSQAFFTTMEIAVGILSIIGVFFLFQEIRHTQSEIESAKVAIEGLKSKNQLLIHTNQSFWESLQRQLEEWDLSDKEKEIAVLLLRGMSNHQIAAIRGKSLKTIENQTFSIYQKSGTTGKLEFIAYFISPLLPEED, encoded by the coding sequence ATGAGATTCTGGTTTCCTCAAGAAAAACGGTTCTACTTTTTTTCAATTTATGTTTTTCTAATTTTGCTGTGGATTCTCGAAGAAATTTTAGTTTTTGCTTTCGATATAAATTGGATCGAAAGATCCCAAGCTTTTTTTACGACGATGGAGATTGCGGTTGGCATTCTTTCCATCATCGGCGTTTTTTTTCTATTTCAAGAAATCAGACACACTCAATCGGAAATAGAATCGGCAAAAGTCGCGATCGAAGGTCTCAAAAGTAAAAATCAACTTCTGATACACACGAATCAGTCCTTCTGGGAATCCTTACAAAGGCAATTGGAAGAATGGGACCTTTCCGATAAGGAAAAGGAAATCGCGGTATTGCTTCTGAGAGGAATGTCCAATCATCAGATCGCCGCTATTCGCGGGAAAAGTTTGAAAACAATCGAAAATCAAACGTTTTCAATTTATCAAAAATCCGGAACGACCGGTAAATTAGAATTCATCGCTTATTTTATTTCCCCTCTTCTTCCAGAAGAAGATTGA
- the cyoE gene encoding heme o synthase — MASSTFFSDWNQMIKPRVTTLVLATIIPGLYLAGNQSPSGFLLAITLLGTFLMSSASFIFNQVIEKDRDAKMKRTSNRPIPAGRIGTLQATLVGFAMMGVSFYLLTVYVNLLTALCAFAALVSYVFLYTILLKPRTPQNIVIGGVAGCVGPLIGYAAIGNSLPIQAWILFSMIFLWTPAHFWALAIFLKDDYSDADFPMLPVVKGIEQTARSIFFYTILYSASCIGFYFFEPSMGFLYLISSVLVCVWMGILSFRLMKNPERQAARKFFFFSIFHLFLINAMIVIDHSL; from the coding sequence ATGGCAAGCTCTACTTTCTTTTCCGATTGGAATCAAATGATCAAACCGAGGGTAACGACTCTCGTTTTGGCAACCATCATTCCCGGCTTGTATCTTGCAGGAAACCAATCTCCGTCCGGTTTCTTACTCGCAATTACCCTTTTGGGAACGTTCCTTATGTCCTCGGCTTCGTTTATTTTCAACCAAGTAATCGAAAAGGACAGAGACGCGAAGATGAAACGAACTTCCAACCGCCCGATTCCAGCGGGAAGAATCGGTACGCTCCAAGCAACGTTAGTCGGCTTTGCGATGATGGGAGTTTCCTTTTATCTGCTTACAGTTTACGTGAATCTTTTAACCGCGCTTTGCGCGTTTGCGGCCTTGGTTTCCTACGTCTTCTTATACACGATTCTTTTGAAACCGAGGACGCCGCAAAACATCGTAATCGGTGGAGTTGCCGGATGCGTGGGACCTTTGATCGGTTATGCGGCGATCGGCAATTCTCTTCCCATTCAAGCATGGATTCTTTTTTCCATGATCTTTCTTTGGACACCGGCGCACTTTTGGGCTCTTGCCATTTTTCTAAAAGATGATTATTCGGACGCGGACTTTCCGATGTTACCGGTTGTAAAAGGAATCGAACAAACGGCACGTTCCATTTTCTTTTATACGATTCTGTATTCCGCATCCTGTATCGGTTTTTACTTTTTCGAACCTTCGATGGGATTTCTCTATTTGATCTCTTCCGTTCTTGTTTGTGTTTGGATGGGAATTCTTTCCTTTCGTTTGATGAAGAATCCGGAAAGACAAGCCGCTAGAAAATTCTTTTTCTTCTCCATCTTTCATCTGTTTTTGATCAACGCCATGATCGTAATCGATCATAGTCTTTGA
- a CDS encoding M48 family metallopeptidase yields MFRAFKNILFFLSVLGCFSLSAQKNNTINFDSELYAQIVRQSGYQYNAILKSRKVLKDHNQWKKPINAAFRKLADSSGNPSFPIVYNVIQDNTFNAFAMAGGQFCINSGTLDILDQVITNSESDAKEKMNFYRERYIAGVLSHELSHYYNKHTFNSVKKFYQLKENPTGEAVLDNLKFSQEQEVDADQTGFQLLNKAGYGGEYMIRTLELMSDIDNQYKEYIVSKKLDKVSPESMTSLYFTSHPSPNDRLSRFSGDKQELYSMLATLEKTFDDIQFGKNLDQAKSNLEKALSKFPGNTHLEKSYAVCLHKIWMASASNDDLKLKPVIDMPSFRDSMVFPGGLRKRAVMRTIPGNQAAYEKAKEAYQKVILKTDDPYFISNYAVLLSYSNEEKDMNVAKSLAGNTVRAENSIPLANNLGIVLYWTDDQEKSLEVFKSVASMVDKRVQSFGEKAKTNPEIQAYLQGIGNSIRQKTQLDPDYVYENFTPILNYVLLESYKAKTPQTKQLAMYYLENYDSSSGWAKHLAEFHGISLPDPSQNPKQNVFKVGGVGPGDKLEDLLKLWGKPDRIQVDKSSGSEFYIYNKKETSFLLSIGSVLQVNAYGDNSPGIDKGVSIGSDRGAAERVFGKQFQKNGPYLGYTQNGNAFVKYRKNRVDQIILQ; encoded by the coding sequence ATGTTTAGAGCTTTTAAGAACATTCTATTTTTCTTATCCGTCCTTGGTTGTTTTTCACTCAGCGCTCAAAAAAACAATACAATCAATTTCGATTCCGAACTCTATGCGCAAATTGTTCGGCAAAGCGGTTATCAATACAACGCGATTCTAAAATCCAGAAAAGTCTTGAAAGACCACAACCAATGGAAAAAACCGATCAATGCCGCATTTCGAAAGCTTGCGGATTCTTCAGGAAATCCTTCCTTTCCGATCGTGTATAACGTTATCCAAGACAATACCTTCAACGCTTTTGCGATGGCAGGTGGACAGTTTTGCATCAATTCGGGAACGCTCGACATTCTGGACCAGGTTATTACGAATTCGGAATCCGATGCGAAGGAAAAGATGAATTTTTATCGCGAACGATACATCGCAGGAGTCTTATCGCACGAACTATCACATTATTATAATAAACATACGTTTAATTCCGTAAAAAAATTCTATCAGCTCAAGGAAAATCCTACGGGCGAAGCCGTTCTGGATAATCTAAAATTCTCCCAAGAACAGGAAGTGGACGCAGACCAAACCGGATTTCAGCTTTTAAATAAAGCCGGTTACGGTGGCGAGTATATGATTCGCACTTTGGAGTTAATGAGCGATATAGATAATCAGTATAAGGAATATATCGTAAGCAAAAAATTAGACAAGGTAAGTCCGGAATCGATGACCTCGCTTTATTTTACGAGCCATCCTTCACCGAACGATCGTCTTTCCCGTTTTAGCGGGGATAAGCAAGAACTCTACTCGATGCTCGCAACGTTGGAGAAAACGTTCGACGATATTCAATTTGGGAAGAATCTAGATCAGGCAAAATCAAATCTTGAAAAGGCACTTTCCAAATTCCCCGGGAACACTCATTTAGAAAAATCTTATGCAGTTTGCCTTCACAAAATTTGGATGGCAAGTGCTAGCAATGATGATCTCAAACTAAAGCCAGTGATCGACATGCCTTCCTTTCGGGATTCTATGGTTTTTCCGGGCGGTCTTCGCAAAAGAGCGGTTATGCGTACGATTCCAGGAAATCAAGCCGCTTACGAAAAAGCAAAAGAAGCTTATCAAAAGGTTATCTTAAAAACCGATGACCCGTATTTTATTTCAAACTACGCAGTGCTCTTATCGTATTCCAACGAGGAAAAAGACATGAACGTTGCAAAGTCCCTCGCCGGAAACACGGTTCGGGCAGAGAATTCGATTCCACTTGCGAATAATCTTGGGATCGTCTTGTACTGGACGGACGATCAAGAGAAGTCTTTGGAAGTTTTCAAATCCGTTGCCTCGATGGTAGACAAACGAGTTCAGTCTTTCGGAGAAAAAGCGAAAACCAATCCTGAGATTCAAGCCTATCTACAGGGAATCGGAAATTCGATTCGTCAGAAAACGCAACTTGATCCGGATTACGTCTATGAGAACTTTACGCCGATTCTCAATTACGTTCTTTTAGAATCCTATAAAGCGAAAACTCCGCAGACGAAACAACTCGCGATGTATTATTTGGAGAATTATGATTCTTCTTCCGGATGGGCGAAACACCTTGCCGAGTTTCACGGAATTTCTCTGCCTGATCCTTCTCAAAATCCGAAACAAAATGTCTTTAAGGTGGGAGGTGTCGGTCCAGGAGATAAATTGGAGGACTTATTAAAACTCTGGGGAAAACCGGATAGAATCCAAGTGGATAAAAGTTCGGGAAGCGAGTTCTATATTTATAACAAAAAAGAAACTTCTTTTCTTCTTAGCATCGGATCGGTACTCCAAGTCAACGCTTATGGTGACAATAGCCCTGGAATTGATAAAGGAGTTTCGATCGGGTCGGATCGTGGAGCGGCGGAAAGAGTGTTCGGAAAACAATTCCAAAAAAACGGCCCCTACTTAGGATATACGCAAAACGGAAACGCATTTGTGAAATATCGAAAAAACAGAGTCGATCAAATCATTCTTCAATAA
- a CDS encoding ankyrin repeat domain-containing protein, with protein MNRFQCLSLHFGRILFSKQRYALLSITSVLLVLAGCILPQERNAPYILSPTDYVYKGDLQGLENALRSGQGINQRDPFFRNFTPLMVAAREGEYLIAEYLIRNGADVNARTRDGHTALMMAATNRYPEIVKLLIRSGADVHATSAQGHNAWTESTLEDSKRVQEILLQAGAGKRP; from the coding sequence ATGAATCGGTTTCAATGCCTATCTCTACATTTTGGAAGAATCTTATTTTCCAAACAACGATATGCGCTCTTAAGTATTACGTCCGTTTTGCTCGTGTTAGCAGGTTGTATTCTTCCGCAGGAACGGAACGCGCCTTATATCTTAAGTCCTACTGATTATGTTTACAAAGGGGATCTTCAGGGTTTGGAGAATGCTCTTCGAAGCGGACAGGGAATCAATCAGAGAGATCCTTTTTTTAGAAATTTCACCCCTTTGATGGTCGCGGCCCGAGAAGGAGAATATTTAATTGCCGAATATTTGATTCGAAACGGAGCCGATGTAAACGCTAGGACACGGGACGGTCATACCGCTTTGATGATGGCCGCGACGAACCGTTATCCCGAAATCGTCAAACTTCTAATCAGATCCGGCGCCGACGTCCACGCAACGAGCGCCCAAGGACATAACGCTTGGACGGAATCTACATTAGAAGATTCTAAAAGAGTGCAGGAGATTCTTTTGCAGGCAGGCGCCGGTAAAAGACCATGA